The Bosea beijingensis genome contains the following window.
GGCATCGGCCGCCGTCTGCAACTGCTTCGGGCACGAGCAGGCGATCGCCGAATACGTGATGGCGGCGCTGCTGACGCGCAACATCCCGCTCGCCGATGCCGACCGGCGCCTGCGGCAGGGCGACTGGGCTTATTGGGCCGGTGCGCCGGAACGCGTTCATGGCGAGATCGCCGGCCAGACTATCGGCCTCCTCGGCTTCGGCCATATCGGCAAGGCGATCGCGGCGCGGGCCAAGGCCTTCGAGATGAAGGTTCATGTCGCCAATCGCAGCGCGGTGCCGTCTTCTGCGCTGGTCGACCGCGCCTTCACGCTCGATGCGCTCGCGGAATTCTGCGCTTCGGTCGATGCCGTGGTCGTTTCCGTGCCGTTCACCGCGGAGACCAAGGGGATTGTCGGCACCGCCGCCTTCGCCGCGATGCGGCCGGGCGCCGTGGTGATCAATGTCGGGCGCGGCCCGACCATCGACGAGCAGGCCCTGTTCGACGCCCTGAAGGCCGGCCGGATCGGCGGGGCGATCATCGACACCTGGTACCGCTACCCCAGCGTTGGGGACAGCAATCCGCTGCCCGCAAATCTGCCTTTCCATGAGCTTTCAAACGTTTTAATGACGCCGCACATGTCCGGGTGGACCAGCGGCACGATCAGCCGCCGGCAGGGGGTCATTGCCGAGAACATCAAGCGCCGCTTCGCCGGCGAACCGCTCGTCAACGTCGTGCGCGCCAGCGCCTGACGCGCCCGGGGCAATCAGGTTCTTCAACAACCGGCCACAAGAAGCCGGGCCAAGACAAGCGGCGCCGCCGCATCAGAGGAGACATCAGGTGAAACTGCTCAAGCATCTCAAGATTGCCGGCATGGCTCTCGCGCTCGGCGCCGGCATGCTCGCCGCCGGCCAGGCCTCGGCCCAGTCGGTGACCGACATCATCAAGCGCGGCTCGGTGAAGATCGGCGTGCTGATCGGCGCGCCGCCCTACGGCTCGGTCGATTCTCAGGGCAATGCCATCGGCTACGATGCAGACGTCATCGCGCTCATCGGCAAGTATCTCGGCGTCAAGGTCGAGATGGTTCAGCTCACCCCGCCGGCCCGCATCCCGGCGCTGGAAGCCAACAAGGTCGACTTCCTCGTCGCCACGCTGGCGCCGACCCCGGAACGCGCCAAGGCGGTGATGTTCTCGATCCCGTACAGCGCCTTCCAGACCGGCGTCTATGCCAAGAAGGGCGTCGCCATCAAGACCTGGGCCGATCTCAAGGGCAAGAAGGTCGGCGTCAACCGCGGCTCCAGCGTCGAGCGCGAGTTCACCAATCGCGAGAAGGAACTGAACCTCACGATCCTGCGCTTCGAGGACGACGCCAC
Protein-coding sequences here:
- a CDS encoding 2-hydroxyacid dehydrogenase, whose translation is MRIVFHGENAASFSHGFAELVGDKAEISLLPDHLEAGADQQAYAEAEVIVGVKFGADLPQPAGLKLFHVPGAGYDMVDLVALPASAAVCNCFGHEQAIAEYVMAALLTRNIPLADADRRLRQGDWAYWAGAPERVHGEIAGQTIGLLGFGHIGKAIAARAKAFEMKVHVANRSAVPSSALVDRAFTLDALAEFCASVDAVVVSVPFTAETKGIVGTAAFAAMRPGAVVINVGRGPTIDEQALFDALKAGRIGGAIIDTWYRYPSVGDSNPLPANLPFHELSNVLMTPHMSGWTSGTISRRQGVIAENIKRRFAGEPLVNVVRASA
- a CDS encoding transporter substrate-binding domain-containing protein produces the protein MKLLKHLKIAGMALALGAGMLAAGQASAQSVTDIIKRGSVKIGVLIGAPPYGSVDSQGNAIGYDADVIALIGKYLGVKVEMVQLTPPARIPALEANKVDFLVATLAPTPERAKAVMFSIPYSAFQTGVYAKKGVAIKTWADLKGKKVGVNRGSSVEREFTNREKELNLTILRFEDDATTMQALFSGQVEAIAGPDAQANAAMKARGETETELKFVFGVQPNSMTMRKDAYELRQWLNNFIYYVKQNGELDAIAQKWVGSPLPPLPTF